One window of Oryza brachyantha chromosome 12, ObraRS2, whole genome shotgun sequence genomic DNA carries:
- the LOC102715255 gene encoding beta-glucosidase 38 has product MKKEPFLLPLVLAFVSLWPRHAHGKLGEHTDLTRASFPLGFVFGTASSAYQVEGNALKYGRGPCIWDTFLLHPGKTPDNATANVTVDEYHRYMDDVDNMVRVGFDAYRFSISWSRIFPSGIGRINKDGVDYYHRLIDYMLAHSITPYVALYHYDLPQVLHDQYNGWLHTRVVRDFVRFADFCFKTYGHKVKNWFTINEPRMMANHGYGDGYFAPGRCTGCQFGGNSATEPYITAHNLLLSHAAAVKIYRDKYQATQKGKIGILLDFVWYEPLTDREEDRAAAHRAREFTLGWFLHPITYGHYPETMQNIVMRRLPNFTREQSEMIKGSADYIGINHYTTYYVSHHVNKTFMSYLNDWDVKISYERDGVPIGKQAYSNWLYVVPWGIYKAVMHVKEKYKDPIIIIGENGIDQPGNDTLPGALYDSFRIEYFDQYLHELKRAITDGAKVIGYFAWSLLDNFEWRLGFTSKFGIVYVDRQTFTRYPKDSTRWFRKVIKNEV; this is encoded by the exons ATGAAGAAGGAGCCATTCTTGCTGCCCCTCGTCCTCGCCTTCGTCTCCCTGTGGCCGCGGCACGCCCATGGCAAGCTCGGGGAGCATACCGACCTCACCCGGGCGAGCTTCCCCCTGGGCTTCGTCTTCGgcacggcgtcgtcggcgtACCAGGTGGAGGGGAACGCACTGAAGTACGGCCGAGGGCCGTGCATCTGGGACACCTTCCTGCTGCATCCTG GTAAAACTCCTGACAATGCGACTGCGAATGTGACGGTTGACGAGTACCATCGCTATATG GATGATGTGGACAACATGGTGAGAGTGGGTTTCGACGCGTATCGCTTCTCGATCTCCTGGTCTCGCATTTTCCCCA GTGGGATTGGGAGGATTAACAAAGACGGCGTGGATTACTACCACAGGCTCATTGATTACATGCTAGCTCATA GCATCACTCCATATGTTGCTCTCTACCACTACGACCTTCCTCAGGTGCTCCATGATCAGTACAACGGATGGCTGCACACCAGAGTCGT GAGAGATTTTGTGAGATTTGCAGACTTCTGCTTCAAGACATATGGCCACAAGGTGAAGAACTGGTTCACCATCAACGAGCCGAGGATGATGGCAAATCATGGCTACGGTGACGGCTACTTCGCCCCAGGCAGATGCACTGGCTGCCAATTCGGTGGGAATTCTGCCACTGAGCCTTACATCACAGCACATAACCTTCTCCTTTcacatgctgctgctgtcaAGATATACCGAGACAAGTATCAG GCTACTCAGAAGGGGAAGATTGGCATCCTTCTCGACTTCGTGTGGTACGAGCCACTCACCGACAGAGAGGAGGACCGCGCAGCTGCGCATAGAGCCAGGGAATTCACCCTTGGCTG GTTCCTGCACCCAATCACGTACGGTCATTACCCGGAAACGATGCAGAACATTGTTATGCGAAGGCTGCCAAATTTCACACGCGAGCAGTCCGAGATGATAAAAGGATCGGCAGATTATATTGGGATCAACCATTACACAACGTATTATGTCAGTCACCACGTCAACAAGACATTCATGAGCTATCTGAATGATTGGGATGTGAAGATTTCAT ATGAGCGTGACGGTGTACCAATCGGGAAACAG GCGTATTCAAACTGGCTTTACGTTGTTCCTTGGGGAATCTACAAAGCTGTCATGCATGTCAAGGAGAAGTACAAGGACCCCATTATAATCATAGGAGAAAATG GCATTGACCAGCCAGGGAATGACACCCTACCAGGTGCACTGTATGACTCCTTCAGGATTGAGTACTTTGATCAGTACCTCCATGAGCTCAAGAGGGCCATCACTGATGGTGCAAAGGTCATTGGGTACTTTGCCTGGTCACTGCTTGACAACTTCGAGTGGCGGCTCGGGTTCACCTCGAAGTTCGGCATCGTCTACGTGGACCGGCAGACCTTCACAAGGTACCCTAAAGACTCAACACGTTGGTTCAGGAAGGTGATAAAGAACGAGGTCTGA
- the LOC102714970 gene encoding chloroplast stem-loop binding protein of 41 kDa b, chloroplastic — protein sequence MAATASLKSSLLLPSPISDFSGAALSISSQTRRRSWQPRGARMQVAAAADSKNILVMGGTRFIGVFLSRLLVKEGHQVTLFTRGKAPITQQLPGESDAEYAEFSSKVLHLKGDRQDFDFVKTSLAAKGFDVVYDINGREAVEVAPILDALPNLEQYIYCSSAGVYLKSDLLPHFEVDAVDPKSRHKGKLETESLLESRDVNWTSIRPVYIYGPLNYNPVEEWFFHRLKAGRPIPVPGAGNQITQLGHVKDLATAFVLSLGNPKASRQVFNISGAKYVTFDGLARACAKAGGFPEPEIVHYNPKDFDFGKKKAFPFRDQHFFASIEKASKELGWTPEYDLVEGLADSYNLDFGRGTFRKEADFTTDDMILGKKLVSV from the exons ATGGCAGCAACAGCCTCCCTGAAGAGCAGTCTCTTGCTGCCTTCTCCTATCTCTGACTTCAGTGGTGCAGCACTCTCCATCTCAAGCCAG ACTAGGAGGAGGTCATGGCAGCCAAGGGGGGCAAGGATGCAggtagcagcagctgcagaCTCCAAGAACATTCTTGTCATGGGAGGCACCAGGTTCATTGGAGTCTTCCTGTCCAGGCTCCTTGTCAAGGAGGGGCACCAG GTCACATTGTTCACTAGAGGAAAGGCCCCCATTACCCAGCAGTTGCCAGGAGAGTCAGATGCAgagtatgcagagttctcttCAAAG GTGCTGCACTTGAAAGGTGACAGGCAAGACTTCGACTTCGTCAAGACAAGCCTTGCCGCCAAGGGCTTCGATGTCGTTTACGACATCAATG GGAGAGAAGCTGTTGAGGTAGCCCCAATCCTAGACGCATTGCCTAACCTTGAACA ATACATCTACTGCTCGTCGGCTGGAGTGTACCTGAAATCAGACCTGCTCCCGCACTTcgag GTCGACGCCGTGGACCCGAAGAGCCGGCACAAGGGGAAGCTGGAGACGGAGAGCCTGCTGGAGTCCCGGGACGTGAACTGGACGTCGATCAGGCCGGTGTACATCTACGGCCCGCTCAACTACAACCCCGTGGAGGAGTGGTTCTTCCACCGCCTCAAGGCCGGCCGCCCCATCCccgtccccggcgccggcaacCAGATCACCCAGCTCGGCCACGTCAAG GACCTGGCGACGGCGTTCGTGCTGTCCCTCGGCAACCCGAAGGCGAGCAGGCAGGTGTTCAACATCTCCGGCGCCAAGTACGTCACCTTCGACGGGCTAGCACGGGCGTGCGCCAAG GCCGGTGGGTTCCCTGAGCCGGAGATCGTCCACTACAACCCCAAGGACTTCGATttcgggaagaagaaggcgTTCCCGTTCAGAGACCag CATTTCTTCGCGTCGATCGAGAAGGCGAGCAAGGAGCTCGGGTGGACGCCGGAGTACGACCTGGTGGAGGGCCTCGCCGACTCGTACAACCTCGACTTCGGCCGCGGCACGTTCAGGAAGGAGGCCGACTTCACCACCGACGACATGATCCTCGGCAAGAAGCTCGTCAGCGTCtaa
- the LOC102714694 gene encoding tyrosine-protein phosphatase DSP3: protein MILEQFDEDAAEKAGAATVSPPSNFGMVDAGVYRSGFPDPANFGFLRSLGLRSVVYLCPEPYREENAAFLKAEGIRLFQFGIEGNKDPHMSIPVDAIMGALRVILDVRNHPVLIHCKRGKHRTGCLVGCFRKLQNWCLSSVFEEYHRYAAGKSRLADLSFIESFDVTCMRDCLLRLIYHYHGCLQKSKRLVYNER, encoded by the exons ATGATCTTGGAGCAGTTCGACGAGGACGCGGCGGAGaaggccggggcggcgacggtgtcGCCGCCATCGAACTTCGGGATGGTGGACGCGGGGGTGTACCGGTCGGGGTTCCCCGACCCGGCCAACTTCGGCTTCCTCAGAAGCCTCGGGCTCCGATCCGTCGT GTATCTGTGCCCCGAGCCTTACCGGGAGGAGAACGCGGCGTTCTTGAAGGCGGAGGGGATCCGCCTGTTCCAATTTGGGATTGAAGGGAACAAG GACCCTCACATGTCCATCCCTGTGGATGCCATCATGGGGGCTCTTAGGGTCATACTTG ATGTAAGGAACCACCCAGTCCTAATCCATTGCAAAAGAGGAAAG CACCGAACTGGATGTCTTGTGGGCTGCTTCAGAAAGCTTCAGAATTGGTGCCTCTCATCTGTCTTTGAAGAGTACCATCGATATGCTGCAGGAAAGTCACGGTTGGCAGATCTGAGCTTTATTGAATCATTTGATGTCACCTGCATGAGAGATTGCCTGCTCAGGCTCATTTACCACTACCATGGCTGCCTTCAGAAAAGCAAGCGCCTCGTATACAACGAGAGATAA